TGCTGTGCTTAAGTACGGCCTGATATTTTCAGAAGTAATATCTGAATAAGGGAGGGTATTTATTTACTCGCCGCAAACGCTAAATCCTTTTACAGATGTCTGAAACTGCCGCAGCCCCAGGCATTCCAGACAAATCCACTTTCACCACCGCAATCCAGGCTGCAGTGCTTCAGACAAAACAGCAGGCATGGTTTGGTCTGAGGTGGAATAAATCTCCAGCGAGTTTAGTTCAGTGTAAGGAGCATAAATCTGGTGCAGCAGCTAAAATGATCAATTCACAGGCTGGCTTGCCTTGGCTCCCGGTGCCAGCGTGCTCGCTGTCTTTTGACATCCTGATTTCAAGATAAAAGTGTTTGATGTGTGACAGATTGTAGAGTGTAACACCGAACTCATCACCAAAGTGCAAGTCAAAATCTGTCCAACTTCTTTTTGGCATGTGCAAATGAGAAGCGGTCAGATCAGCAGGCAAACAGATATTTCACACTTCAAACTATCTTTACTCAGTAAAGTGTTATcttcatatttcacttttaacGTGAAGGAAAACATGTAGCTTTATGAATGCAGGGCTAAGAGTCTGCAGCCATGTAAACACAGCGCTGCTCTGGTGTCAGGCTGCTCACAGTGGCCATGCTAATGTTTAGCAGGAGGAATTCTATAGGATTCATCATCTAGGTACCAAAGTCTGGCAGAGAGATGTTAGCATATCTCATTTCACTGGATAAGTCAAAGCTTTGCCCCGCTGGTGACCTCAGATGAGAAGTCACAGGATCACTGCAGATGCAGATGAGTTATCTATGCAAAAGCTGAAAAGCAATCCTTCCCGTAGGTGGAGACGTTCCAGCACTCTTCTCATACACATGCAAAACACGGACGAGCACGACTGTAGCATTCAAACGATACACAAATTTCTGGGAAATGTTGATAATGATTGTACAGTTACAGACCAGCTTGCAAAATAAGGTCTGAGGGAGTCAGCAGTTCCTAGGACATCAACTAATTTGGCTTCCATGGATTTGGATATGAGTGTGCTGTACACAAACGCAGCATGCAACACATAAACAGCTCTTTGTAGTGTGTGGAGGGCCCTAGAGGTCCAAGTTCATTTGTATTTATCGAGCTCTGCTTTACGTCTGAGAGCAGGCGCTGAAGTGGTGGCTGGAGCACCGAGTCCATCCACAGTAGATGCCAAGAGACACCTCAGCCAAATTTGTGACCCAGtattcaaatattaaataacacTGACGTATGTTTGGGTTTGTAATTACTAAGAGCAAACACAATATTATCATCTGAGGACATTGACATCCCAGATAACAGCGGAGCATTTTCTATATTTGTATTCTAGTTATGTTCTCCCTGAATAATTCACTTTCCCCTCCGGAGCTGTTCACAGCTAATTAACAAAGAAGTGTGTAGCCAGGGCAGAGTAGTGGATCTGACGTAGGCCCTGTGTGTGCTTCAGACTGTGTATGAAGCAGGGGACCGATCCATCCAGGATTTATTGACAAAGTGCTGCCACACCAATGCCCCAATCACTGGTGCGTCACGTGCTGATTAATTGGAGGTGGAGGAAACGCTGCGGATGAATTAATGAGActgctttgcaaaaaaaaaaaaaaaaaaaaaaaaagagcaagtATAATACCCCATTCATGAACCAAAGGACAGCAGATAGCATGAACAATGACGCGCTCAACAACATCACATGCTCAACCACCACAACTGCAGAGATGTGGTGTTTTAATCATCTCGGCTGTGCCACCGGgtgcatcatgttttttttatgataaTGTTCCCTCTGCCTAATGAAATTAGCATTGAAAAGGACATTGTGATTCTAGTGTTCTCCAGGTTTGTCAAATAAAGAGATGTGCACGCAGGCGAGGGATCAATTAAATGTGGATTGACACTCATTAGTGAGTGAGTGGCAAACACGCTGCTCTCGTGTTACCACATCTGCACAAGAAATGGGAGGTTGAGCAGGAAGAGGCTGTGTACATTAACATGAGAAAATGGCAGCCATTACGCAAGACACTCTCAGTGGCAGTGGCTGCATTAATTATCTGAATCTATGCAGACGACCTGTGCAGGGAGCCACCGTGCACGCATGAGCAAACACGGCCTTTTTCGGCGCTGTGGGGGTATTCCCTTAGGAAGGCCAGTGTATTTGAGGTGAATGTGGGGGTTAGTATCCAGCCACCTCCTTCACTGTATGCAGAGTCTGAAgctaaaactgtattttctatCTTGGATTACAGCTGTAGGTAAAAAACGACCTACAACAGAGACACAAATGCTGTcaaaggggggaggggggttgcTGATTAGGAAGTAGTTACCAGTGCTTCCTTCAATAAAACGTGAAGCTCTTCGTGGCCGTGACTCTTGGCAATCTCAGCGGGAGTCTGCCCGAGGCGATTGGCTGCGTGCAGTGCTCGCTCAGCACCTGGACACTGCAGGAGCAGGCTGGACACACTTCTTAGTCCACAGGAAGCAGCAAAGTGAAGGAGGGACGGTACATCTGTGCAGCAGAGCTCTGATGTGGACAGGAAAAAGATTCTTCCAGTTAAAGTCCAGTTAGACACTggaaatgtgcagctgtgtaTTTGTCTGCAAGTGTAATGTAACAGCTTGGATTAATGCAGAAACCAGGCTGAGATGCTGTCTTTGCTCATGCATCACTGAAACTGAGAAGGAGATATGAAGAAAACTGTTCCAGGTTTGGTTTCTCCCTCAGCAGATAACATGGAGTTCACACATTACCTCTCTCAGGTGTGTTTTCACACTGCAGTCCCTGAAAACCTCCACTGGGCATTTTCTTTAACAGCATGGACGCCAGCTTCTGATCCAGCTTCTCCACAGAGCACACCTGGAGAGCCTGGAGAACAGGAAGAAGCTGTAAACCCTTCTTTCACCACTAACAAGAGCAAATGACTGCTAAGGTTTGGCTTTGATGAGCAGCTCCTAAAACAGTTGGAGTGTTTGGATCATATGGTGAAGTATATAGAGAGACATTTAAAATGCCAGCCCAGACTTCCAGCTCCAAATTCTCTTGGCAGAGTCCTCATTTGGCATTGCTCGAGTTTGCCTCTTCAGCAAAAGAGACCTAATCAAATCAAGTGGCTGAAAGAAGCCTGAAACCTGCCGTCTCTTCAATTTCAGGAAGGAGATGGGAAACCGGCgcacataaacacagcagaaacacgCTGATTCaatttctctgctgttttcccTGCTCTTTCTAATGGGTTGGAGTGGATCGATTATATGCAGTGTTTTGGGGCGGTGATTGACTAATTCTTCTAACCGAGTTATGTAACGATGAGTCACTGAATAATACAACACTTTCAAAGTGCCTCATAAGAGTTACGGCTTGTGGAGAGGAGAGCAGCATTCATAACTAAATCAATGATCTGCAGGatcatttgaatatatttgcaGCGCTGGAAGTTTAAGGTTTGAGGTGTTCTCACTGTTCTTTCTCTAGAAACAAACGAACACTGTGTAATGTCATATTTCAGTCAGTAACACTCAGAGTCAGCCTGTGAAAACAGAGGCGATGATTCAACTCTATGAGGCTGTAGTTCATGCTGCGCTTAAATCGCCCAGTCTTGTACTGACGggtgtttctattattgtgTCCACTCCATTTATTTCTATGTAGATAGGTTAGATAACGGCTCCAGgaaggaggatttactgcaggactctGGGAGTTTTAGCTTGTTGTTCCAAGTGAACTGAGTGTCTATACTTTTATGTCTGACTTCATTTTGGTTTCAGCTGTGAGCTGCAGACAGCACATGGTCAAAAACACCAAGTCTGTATTTAACCTGTTAGTGTAAATGTAGTAAGTAAAAAGAATATGCTTCTAAACTAGTTACAATGAGTTTTTATATGATATTATAGAAATAATAATTGAGCCcagtgtttcacacacacacacacacacgtctggaaacagctggaaaacTGGGTGTGAATGCAGCGACTTATGGTCTTAACTGGGGAATTCCTGCACATCCATGCATTAGGAGGCACAGCGTTCCCATCCCAACATGGTGTCTGCATGGATTCATCACCGCAGTGAACCGCAGTGACTCATGTGACATCTATGTGGTTCTATCTATGCTACAGTAAATACCCCTAATGACATAATTAGGGGAAATCACCCTCATTACACCATCAGGGTGATTTTCTCAGACTTGTCAAAACTCTTCCAGACCCACATTTGACATCGTACAGCTGTTTCCCCGTGAGTAGTAAACCCTGACTACGCCAAACAACTGAACTCTGGGTATTGTTGGAAGTGAAACAGCCTTTTAGTGGCTCTACTTGACACATGAAGTCTACGGGGTCGGCCACCCCGGACAGAAGGCTGGAGAGCTCCTCCGTGCTGCTGTAGTAATGCAGCTCTGCCTTGCTCAGTGGCACTCcttctccacacacactcacttttaCATTCCCTGCTGGAAAATCTGCAATTGAAAACACATGCAGGACCAATAAGTCAATTATTTGAATAAAGATctcatttcaaatgtatttctaaaatcataCATTGATCTTTTCTGTGTTCACCTGGTGCACTGACGCACAGGGTTTGCTCGTTCCAGCGGACTGGCTTCACGCTCAGCGTCTGATTCTCATCTGTGAACTTAACTTCAGTGATGCTGCCAGCCGCCTCATTTTTCAAAAGAATGAACACCACTGCAGAGCCCTGCCAAGGAGACAGCACAGTAAACTGCAGTGTCGACACAGTGAGGGCTGCTTCGTGAACGAAAACAAATGGCTGACTGCTGATTGTGTGTCTCACCCTGCAGGGGACTCTGGAAGGAACGACCACGATGCTGGATCTGAAGTCGTTGGCCTGCATTTGTTTCACCTTTTGTTTACATGTGCTGCTGACATTTGCTGCTGACACACCTGTAAAACATGAGACACAGACCCTCATTCTGAGCCGTGCACCAACAGTTTCTGCAAAATCAGCCTAAGCTTCATGCATTTGTAGCTATGCTGGCTGCAAAACACTACAGAGGATGACATTAGTCCACTGCTTTGACTCAGATTAATCTATCAGACACATCCGTTCAAAACCTTAGTACACACAGGTACAAAACAAAGTATACATTTGGTTTTTATGACAGTCCAGTGGCATAAAGGCACTTGCACAGGTACACCTGGTACACAGCTTCATCTGTTTTGAACAGGGAACATACTTCTGGGTTAAAATATAACCGTTTGTGGGATCCTGGCCCGAACCACTCGACTGTATCAGTGCAATGAAGTGATGCAGAGTGCACTCGAATTTGCATGGCTCACGGTGGGTAGTCGGCAGTGTTGGCTAAAGAGGAAAAGACTGGCTATTTGCATCAGATGTTCCTCCTGCACACCCACACCTCTTTAAATTCAAGCCTCCTCCCCCAGTTTGTGATTATGTACAAATAGTGTAATTAGGAAACACcaggagaggaggcagaggatgACTGACAGGACGGACGAGGACGCGGCACAGTCACACATAGTTTGACCAAAGATGTCCCTGCAGCTGGTGCTAAAAAATATTAGCTGTCAATCTCCAGCACACAGTTCTCAGGAAAATGTCAGTAAACAGGTGTCCAGGCTGCTGCTCAGGCATTCTCACAAATAATGAGCATTCTTTGTGAAACAGCAGGGCAATGAGGGTTTTCTCCTGAAGGAAGGGGCTGTTAAGAGACTGAGTGTGTTCTGGGTTTGCAGGACTGGGCTGTGCACTGTTTCCTTGAAATACAGTGTATTTGTTCCTGCAGACACACGCTGTTTGATTCCAGTTTTGTggttttaaattgattttacgataatggctttttttttattagagcTACAGGAGGtagttttaatgcattttgtaACTAATGTAGTCAGGATTACATTTGATTTGTGCATAGAGATGTTGGATTTACCCCCAAATGATCAAATATTAGGGTTGTGGGGGAACTGAGGTGAATTTAATAATTACAGGTGCAGACGTTAGTGACAGGATTTGTCtttcctctccatcttcctTTCTGTATCACACAGGCTACACTTGCAATTCTAGTCAAGATGGTGGGTCAAGGCAAAACAAAGCAcgtcagagctgagaccagagtCATACCTTTTCTGATAATATCACTCACAGTAGATATGTACTCATGAGGATCTTGTTCACTGGAAATCTGCCGGAACTCGCCCTCTTTCAGAGGCACCAGCTCCAGCAGCGGGGCCACGCTGTCCACCCCacacagcagcaccaccacATGAGCCGCAGGACTCAACACGCGGGCCAGGAAGAAGCGCTGCATCTGGAACAGGTGCTCTAACAAGCCTCTGGAAAGGATCAGGAGCTTGCAGTTGAACTGGGCCAGCCTGAGGAAGTCGTCCCGCTGGCTGGGCGCCGCAGAGATGTTGTAGCAGCAGATCCCAGAGATGGAACCAGTGAAGACTGACTCCAGATAGGTGGCCCATTGCTCTGCCTCAGTCTCATAGATTATTAGCAGATCCTCAGCTATAAAAAAGTGTAAGAAGTCCACAAAGCGAAATTTATGATTCTACATAAAAAACCTTGCATCtctattgttttatttacacagatTAGATTTCACAACTAATCAACTAACTAGGTTTTGCATCTGATCCACATTGTGGAGAACTGATCCAACTTCCAGTGTCAGCAGATTAAGATCTAATATAGTCCACGTAGAGGATGCAGAGAACTGTAAATCCTGCTCtagacaaaaacaagcaaaaatacaaattttgctttgacatttttcaaTTTGGTTCCAAGACACATTGTGTCaatggtaaaaacaaaatgttgctCTGAGCGTTGTGGACAATCATGAATTACATAATCAATACTGTTATATTAGAGCAATTAATCACTTCATTTTCCCAGTAAAATGTATGTGACGATAAATTACTGAATAAATAATTCAGAGGGGCAGCTTACCTGTCTGGCTCATGGCTCCAGTGCTGTTAGTCTGCAGGTCCAACCTCACAGTGACATGGAAAACAGAGCAGCTATTGTCAGGAGGAGCTCAGATAAGCATGAACTTCCTGCCACGCCAAATTGGATAAAGAAactacacctttttttttttgcttttttttctcagcaggACAAAAAGCCTGTTCTCTGGTGACAAGGAAGAAGATGGGGGGGAGgtcttgcaaaaaaaaaaaaaggaagtttGTTGTGCAAATTTATTGGTATGTTGTTAGCTCAACACACTGCTGCTACTATAAAATGGGTAGAGCACGGCTCAGCTGGCTGGAAATGTTTATTATTCATGGATGAAGTGTTTTTGAGTGATTCTACATTTTCTCATTATATAAAGTAACTataggaaaaacattttctccagGCAGAAGAACGTTTCTGTAAATATTCTTGCGTATTCTAACTGGTTTTcctgatgaaataaaaatgaacatgtttcagtttttatctTCACGAGCCACTTTGTATGTTTTGATTCAGTGCAAGCTACCAAAGCTGCAGAA
The window above is part of the Mastacembelus armatus chromosome 18, fMasArm1.2, whole genome shotgun sequence genome. Proteins encoded here:
- the LOC113124027 gene encoding B-cell scaffold protein with ankyrin repeats-like — protein: MSQTAEDLLIIYETEAEQWATYLESVFTGSISGICCYNISAAPSQRDDFLRLAQFNCKLLILSRGLLEHLFQMQRFFLARVLSPAAHVVVLLCGVDSVAPLLELVPLKEGEFRQISSEQDPHEYISTVSDIIRKGVSAANVSSTCKQKVKQMQANDFRSSIVVVPSRVPCRGSAVVFILLKNEAAGSITEVKFTDENQTLSVKPVRWNEQTLCVSAPDFPAGNVKVSVCGEGVPLSKAELHYYSSTEELSSLLSGVADPVDFMCQALQVCSVEKLDQKLASMLLKKMPSGGFQGLQCENTPERELCCTDVPSLLHFAASCGLRSVSSLLLQCPGAERALHAANRLGQTPAEIAKSHGHEELHVLLKEALKMFNCGKNNGDAGVYEMMGTAGNPSSTDVHKEQQGEDEEEEEEEEEEEALYAPLEVNDEYNSILKSTTTVVITNRPPAPTPRPESSQVKEDTIPYIAQVFQKKKTAPQGDAELYSLPTKAACGQESGISPTYDTFVPQQQSTEPQQGGKAGPLTEDKALDASQQDTSSQLRVSTTNSTGDDDGVYGVAQNESGRQSQTVESDFYNRPLKGQHPNPFWKRDKQ